Proteins co-encoded in one Cytobacillus sp. NJ13 genomic window:
- the trpC gene encoding indole-3-glycerol phosphate synthase TrpC — MGTILDKILAEKRKEVIVLQQEKEYLQAGETIIKRSFINKLASGSELAVIAEFKRASPSKGDINTGQNPKDQALFYKKYGADAISVLTDNRFFKGSFADLSAVRETVGLPILCKDFIIDEVQVLKAKASGANLILLIAAAMEAERLKELFDFAEGEGLEVLMEVHNEEELEIALKTGARLIGVNNRNLKTFEVDLGVTEKLAPLIKNAGRFLISESGIKSEEDVLRVIAAGANAILVGEAFMKADNLEGLLKAMKLPLQGAVKQ, encoded by the coding sequence GTGGGAACGATTCTAGATAAAATACTGGCTGAAAAAAGAAAAGAAGTCATCGTACTGCAGCAGGAAAAAGAATACCTTCAAGCTGGGGAAACCATAATTAAACGCTCATTTATTAACAAGCTTGCATCAGGCAGTGAACTGGCTGTGATTGCCGAATTCAAAAGAGCTTCACCTTCAAAAGGTGATATAAATACCGGACAAAATCCGAAAGATCAGGCATTATTTTATAAAAAGTATGGTGCCGATGCCATTTCCGTTTTAACAGACAACAGGTTTTTTAAAGGCAGCTTTGCTGATCTGTCAGCTGTTAGAGAGACAGTCGGCCTGCCTATCCTTTGCAAAGACTTCATTATAGACGAAGTGCAAGTTTTAAAGGCAAAAGCATCAGGGGCGAACCTTATTTTGCTCATTGCTGCTGCCATGGAAGCTGAACGGCTTAAAGAGCTTTTCGATTTTGCTGAAGGTGAAGGCCTTGAAGTATTAATGGAAGTTCATAATGAAGAAGAGCTGGAAATAGCTCTGAAAACCGGTGCACGGCTGATCGGAGTCAACAACCGGAATTTAAAAACTTTCGAAGTAGACCTTGGTGTAACAGAAAAACTTGCACCGCTAATAAAGAATGCAGGGAGATTCCTGATTAGTGAAAGCGGGATTAAGTCAGAAGAAGATGTACTGCGTGTAATTGCAGCAGGAGCAAACGCCATTCTTGTCGGAGAAGCATTTATGAAAGCTGATAACCTGGAAGGGCTTTTGAAGGCCATGAAGCTTCCTTTGCAGGGGGCTGTCAAACAATGA
- a CDS encoding alpha/beta hydrolase produces MPAFIYEDTKIFYETMGKGVPIIFIHPPAMGRKVFYYQGLLAEHFQVVFSDLSGNGDTIGPEKTVTIKGYAEEIKAVLDHLEIEKAVILGYSSGSIIAQEFALSFPERTLGVILSGGFPEVLSETFKYEHILGMYFVKHFPGFLRYVIAASHTNDQKVRNDILEHMKKANHTMWFQFYDRSLHYSCTDRLRNLSVPLLLIYGSRDFVNQHIRSYRRYVSFQAAMIKGVSHQAPTKKWQLFNQVVTGFVQQHFK; encoded by the coding sequence GTGCCAGCATTTATTTATGAGGATACAAAGATTTTTTATGAAACGATGGGAAAGGGTGTACCGATAATCTTTATACATCCGCCTGCCATGGGGAGAAAGGTATTTTATTATCAAGGCCTGCTGGCTGAGCATTTTCAGGTTGTTTTTTCTGATCTAAGCGGGAATGGAGATACTATTGGTCCCGAGAAAACAGTAACCATTAAAGGGTATGCAGAAGAGATTAAAGCTGTACTGGACCACCTGGAAATTGAAAAAGCCGTTATCCTTGGTTATTCATCTGGGAGCATAATTGCCCAGGAATTTGCACTCTCTTTTCCTGAGAGGACGCTTGGTGTCATACTATCTGGCGGATTTCCAGAGGTTTTATCAGAAACTTTCAAATATGAGCATATATTGGGAATGTATTTCGTGAAACATTTTCCGGGTTTCCTGCGCTATGTAATAGCAGCAAGTCACACAAATGATCAAAAAGTCAGAAACGATATTTTGGAACACATGAAAAAGGCAAATCATACTATGTGGTTTCAATTTTATGATAGATCGCTCCACTATTCATGCACTGATCGCCTAAGGAACTTAAGCGTCCCCCTTCTCCTTATTTATGGATCAAGAGATTTTGTTAATCAGCATATTAGGAGCTATAGAAGATATGTCAGCTTTCAGGCGGCAATGATCAAAGGTGTATCCCATCAGGCGCCAACCAAAAAGTGGCAGCTTTTCAACCAGGTTGTAACTGGTTTTGTACAGCAGCATTTTAAATAA
- a CDS encoding aminodeoxychorismate/anthranilate synthase component II, whose amino-acid sequence MILLIDNYDSFTFNLYQYLGELGQEIKVVRNDQITIEEIEELNPEAIVLSPGPGRPEQAGVIVEVIQEFYRKLPILGICLGHQAIGYAFGAKIEKAKKIMHGKVSNLKHNGSQLFQYMPQPIHIMRYHSLIIQSGTLPGSFKVLARSMDDNEIMAIKHEDYPLYGLQFHPESVGTGLGKKILENFLQSIGREKKGENNTAEII is encoded by the coding sequence ATGATTCTGCTGATTGATAATTATGATTCATTCACATTTAACCTTTATCAGTATTTAGGTGAACTGGGACAAGAAATTAAAGTTGTAAGGAATGATCAGATAACAATCGAAGAAATTGAAGAATTAAATCCTGAAGCCATTGTTCTTTCACCTGGACCGGGCCGGCCGGAACAAGCAGGAGTCATTGTTGAAGTTATTCAAGAATTTTACAGGAAGCTCCCTATCCTTGGCATTTGCCTTGGCCATCAGGCAATCGGCTATGCCTTTGGGGCAAAGATTGAAAAAGCCAAGAAAATTATGCATGGCAAGGTGTCTAATCTGAAACATAACGGATCACAGCTGTTTCAATATATGCCGCAGCCAATCCATATCATGCGTTATCATTCCTTAATTATTCAGTCAGGAACGTTGCCTGGCAGCTTTAAGGTTTTGGCCAGATCAATGGATGATAATGAAATAATGGCAATCAAGCATGAAGACTATCCTTTATACGGTTTGCAATTCCATCCGGAGTCTGTAGGAACAGGCCTTGGAAAGAAAATTTTGGAAAACTTTTTACAATCTATCGGGAGGGAAAAAAAAGGTGAAAACAATACTGCAGAGATTATCTGA
- a CDS encoding MFS transporter, with product MEHVENLQSVNSKAKKKSGDDVHNQKWAILSLSSIPLVMTLGNSMLIPVLPAMENKLNISAFQSSMIITVYSIVAIILIPIAGFLSDHIGRKKVIIPSLFIAGIGGLISGWAAWKMADAYWIILAGRALQGVGAAGAAPIVMPLVGDMFKNDDDVSSSLGLIETSNTFGKVLSPILGAFLAGFIWFLPFFSFPVFCTISILLVFFLVKTPNKREEPLPLKKFWSNIKDTFKNNGKWLYAIFLIGAILMFVLFGILFYLSDVLEKIYDIKDVKKGLLLALPLGALCLSSYLTGKKIKENKILMKWIIFLGSVLVAAATAILSFSNNMWFMISMFLFAGIGIGVALPSLDALITEGIAKEERGTITSLYSSMRFIGVAGGPPAIAILMKHSDQGLFYILSGITILAALAAIMAIKPDGNDG from the coding sequence ATGGAGCATGTTGAAAATTTACAATCTGTAAATTCCAAAGCTAAAAAGAAGTCAGGTGATGATGTTCATAACCAAAAATGGGCCATTCTTTCACTTTCTTCAATTCCTCTCGTTATGACACTTGGGAATTCCATGCTGATTCCTGTTCTGCCGGCGATGGAAAATAAACTAAATATTTCTGCATTCCAATCCAGCATGATTATTACCGTTTACAGTATTGTAGCCATTATTTTGATTCCAATCGCAGGCTTTTTATCGGATCATATCGGCCGTAAAAAAGTCATTATACCAAGTCTTTTCATTGCAGGAATTGGCGGGCTGATCTCTGGATGGGCAGCATGGAAAATGGCGGATGCTTATTGGATCATATTAGCCGGGAGGGCATTGCAGGGTGTTGGGGCAGCCGGTGCGGCACCAATTGTTATGCCTTTAGTCGGGGATATGTTTAAAAATGATGATGATGTCAGCAGTTCCCTTGGCCTGATTGAAACTTCCAATACTTTTGGAAAAGTTCTATCACCTATACTTGGAGCGTTTTTGGCAGGATTTATATGGTTTTTACCGTTTTTTTCGTTTCCAGTTTTTTGTACGATTTCAATCCTGCTGGTTTTTTTTCTTGTAAAAACACCAAATAAAAGAGAAGAGCCGCTTCCGCTAAAGAAATTTTGGAGCAATATTAAGGATACCTTTAAAAACAACGGAAAATGGCTTTATGCTATTTTTTTAATTGGTGCCATTCTTATGTTTGTGCTTTTCGGGATACTTTTTTATTTATCTGATGTCCTTGAAAAGATATATGATATTAAAGATGTTAAAAAAGGGCTTCTCTTAGCTTTACCGCTTGGCGCACTGTGCCTTTCGTCCTATCTAACAGGAAAAAAAATAAAAGAAAATAAAATACTGATGAAGTGGATCATTTTTTTAGGCTCAGTGCTTGTGGCAGCTGCGACTGCAATCTTAAGCTTTTCAAACAATATGTGGTTTATGATCAGCATGTTCCTGTTTGCCGGAATTGGCATAGGCGTTGCATTGCCTTCATTGGATGCACTAATTACGGAAGGAATTGCAAAAGAAGAACGTGGTACCATTACTTCTTTATACAGTTCAATGAGGTTTATTGGCGTTGCCGGCGGCCCTCCGGCCATTGCCATTCTCATGAAGCATTCTGATCAAGGCCTTTTTTATATATTAAGCGGTATTACCATTCTTGCTGCCCTTGCAGCCATAATGGCAATCAAACCTGACGGAAATGATGGCTAA
- the trpE gene encoding anthranilate synthase component I, with protein sequence MKTILEGPYIIEELEGDTLTPILIYQRMSGRKKFLFESSLKHEKSGRYSFIGADPVMELKGEGSRSAVSADGKIEVFDEKPLDVLRRLMPEERPHPFEQFPFCGGAVGYAGYDVIRQYEEIGVIPHDELNVPDVHFMFFEEVAVFDHLEQKVYLVAMSILAATDESQLRVRLQKRKAEIQKGAVASESEEASLSAFKASISKEDFVEKVNRAKSFIEEGDIFQVVLSQRLKAELTGDPFAFYRKLRVQNPSPYMYYLDFAEYAVAGASPESLIKATGNKVITNPIAGTRPRGKTEDEDLLLERDLIEDEKELAEHRMLLDLGRNDLGRVCEFGSVTIEKNMVIERYKHVMHLVSEVGGRLKNPYTAIDALIACLPAGTVSGAPKIRAMEIINELETVKRGIYSGAVGYFSGNGNMDFALAIRTMVIKDGFAYIQAGAGIVHDSIPEKEYEETLHKLKAFLEDKK encoded by the coding sequence TTGAAAACGATATTGGAAGGTCCGTATATCATCGAAGAGCTTGAGGGGGACACATTAACACCTATTTTGATCTACCAGAGAATGAGCGGAAGAAAAAAATTTCTGTTTGAAAGCTCGCTAAAGCATGAAAAGTCGGGAAGGTATTCTTTTATTGGTGCGGACCCCGTAATGGAACTAAAAGGGGAAGGATCTCGGTCGGCTGTTTCTGCAGACGGAAAAATAGAAGTTTTTGATGAAAAGCCGCTTGATGTATTAAGAAGGCTGATGCCGGAGGAAAGGCCGCACCCCTTTGAACAGTTCCCATTTTGTGGAGGAGCTGTTGGATATGCAGGCTATGATGTCATCAGGCAATACGAAGAAATCGGGGTGATTCCTCATGATGAGCTGAATGTACCAGATGTCCACTTTATGTTTTTTGAGGAAGTGGCTGTTTTTGATCATCTGGAGCAAAAGGTATATCTGGTAGCCATGTCTATACTGGCAGCAACCGATGAATCTCAGCTTCGTGTAAGATTACAGAAAAGAAAGGCCGAAATACAAAAGGGGGCAGTGGCATCTGAATCGGAAGAAGCATCGCTGTCGGCTTTCAAAGCTTCCATATCCAAAGAAGACTTCGTTGAAAAAGTAAATCGAGCCAAGTCCTTTATTGAAGAGGGAGACATTTTTCAGGTGGTGCTTTCTCAGCGGTTAAAAGCAGAGTTGACTGGAGATCCTTTTGCATTTTACCGGAAGTTAAGAGTGCAAAATCCTTCCCCCTATATGTACTATCTTGATTTTGCAGAATATGCGGTTGCGGGGGCATCCCCTGAAAGTCTTATAAAAGCAACTGGAAACAAAGTAATTACTAACCCTATTGCAGGAACAAGGCCAAGAGGCAAGACAGAAGACGAGGACTTACTGCTTGAAAGGGACCTGATTGAAGATGAAAAGGAGCTTGCCGAACACAGGATGCTGCTCGATCTGGGCAGAAATGATCTCGGCCGTGTCTGCGAATTTGGATCGGTAACTATAGAAAAAAACATGGTAATTGAGAGATATAAGCATGTCATGCACCTTGTATCCGAAGTTGGCGGCAGGCTGAAAAATCCATACACAGCGATTGATGCCTTAATAGCTTGTCTGCCTGCTGGTACGGTTTCAGGTGCACCCAAAATTAGAGCAATGGAAATCATCAATGAACTTGAAACAGTGAAAAGAGGAATTTACTCAGGGGCAGTCGGCTATTTTTCCGGAAACGGCAATATGGATTTCGCCCTGGCAATCAGAACAATGGTGATAAAAGATGGATTCGCCTATATACAAGCTGGGGCAGGCATAGTGCATGATTCCATTCCAGAAAAAGAGTACGAAGAAACTCTTCATAAATTAAAAGCATTTTTGGAGGACAAAAAATGA
- a CDS encoding MOSC domain-containing protein, whose product MKEKEIITLSIGKPKKHSWKNREEISGIGKEKIESAFLTKDGFLGDGVANTDFHGGPDRAVCLYPFEHYGMWEKEFKRTFCPPAFGENICARNMLEKDVFIGDIFSLGESAIQITQGRIPCSAISKYNEEDRLLNRIVETCFTGYFFRVLKEGNVAAGSVLKLEERKQEKVSVLQGNFIMFHDRKNRKAIEELLQIEALADVWREKLEKALL is encoded by the coding sequence GTGAAAGAAAAAGAAATTATTACTTTAAGCATAGGAAAACCGAAAAAGCACAGCTGGAAAAACCGTGAGGAAATATCGGGAATCGGCAAAGAAAAAATTGAAAGTGCATTCTTAACGAAGGATGGTTTCCTTGGGGATGGAGTGGCAAACACTGATTTTCATGGCGGCCCCGACCGGGCAGTTTGCCTATACCCGTTCGAACATTACGGGATGTGGGAAAAAGAATTTAAAAGGACTTTCTGTCCTCCGGCATTTGGTGAAAATATTTGTGCGCGGAATATGCTGGAAAAGGATGTTTTTATAGGGGATATCTTTTCGCTTGGTGAATCCGCTATCCAAATAACACAAGGGCGCATTCCTTGTTCAGCCATCTCAAAGTATAACGAAGAAGATCGGCTTTTGAACAGAATTGTTGAAACATGCTTTACAGGCTATTTTTTCAGAGTGCTGAAGGAAGGGAATGTAGCAGCAGGCAGCGTTCTTAAGCTCGAAGAAAGAAAGCAGGAAAAGGTATCGGTTCTGCAAGGAAATTTTATCATGTTCCATGACCGCAAAAACCGTAAAGCAATTGAAGAACTGCTGCAGATTGAGGCACTTGCAGATGTCTGGAGAGAAAAGCTGGAAAAAGCTCTATTATAA
- a CDS encoding phosphoribosylanthranilate isomerase, with protein MKVKICGIRDISTALSAIESGADALGFVFAESKRKIHPVAAGEIIRELPGEVLKVGVFVNETKETIEEIASVSGINVIQLHGDETPEFCSSFSFPVIKALSIGSPDDLSQLDEYSCEYILLDSPKGKYRGGNGVSFDWSILNEKSTQDKKMILAGGLIPENVGEGIKAANPYMVDVSSGVETEGKKDLEKIKRFIDNATLVEREEVK; from the coding sequence ATGAAGGTGAAGATTTGCGGAATTAGAGATATCAGCACGGCACTTTCTGCCATTGAAAGCGGTGCGGATGCCCTGGGATTTGTTTTTGCTGAAAGCAAAAGAAAAATTCATCCTGTGGCAGCAGGGGAGATAATTAGAGAGCTTCCCGGAGAAGTTTTGAAAGTCGGAGTGTTTGTAAATGAAACGAAAGAGACCATTGAGGAAATAGCAAGTGTTTCAGGGATCAATGTCATTCAGCTTCATGGAGATGAAACGCCGGAATTTTGCAGCTCATTTTCTTTTCCAGTTATAAAAGCTCTGAGCATTGGTTCACCAGATGATCTATCCCAACTGGATGAATATTCATGTGAATACATCCTTCTTGATAGTCCAAAAGGAAAGTATCGAGGGGGCAACGGGGTATCATTTGACTGGTCGATATTAAATGAAAAATCAACACAGGACAAAAAAATGATCCTCGCTGGAGGGCTCATTCCTGAAAATGTGGGGGAAGGAATTAAAGCAGCCAATCCTTATATGGTTGATGTAAGCAGCGGGGTTGAGACTGAAGGGAAGAAAGATCTGGAGAAAATAAAAAGATTCATAGATAACGCTACACTTGTGGAGAGGGAGGAAGTAAAATGA
- the trpD gene encoding anthranilate phosphoribosyltransferase — translation MKTILQRLSDRESLTEAEMKEAVDNLFANDVTDSEIAAFMVSLKTKGETVEEIAGIVKAMRDKSLSFSKKIPNVLDNCGTGGDGSSSFNISSTSAFVIAGAGIPVAKHGNRSVSSKTGSADVLEHLGINLNHPPERTEEILEEIGIAFLFAPHVHPNIKRIMKVRKDLRIPTTFNLIGPLTNPVELDHQLLGIYRRDYIEMFAEVLKTLGRKRAVVLNGAGFMDEASLQGENHLAILNNGKVTKKVLHPEEVGLSVSSNDAIRGGDSRENAEILLSVLNGERGARRDTVLLNAGIGIFTGGKAETIQGGINLARESIDSGAALAKLHRLIEASKSVHKEVI, via the coding sequence GTGAAAACAATACTGCAGAGATTATCTGATCGGGAGTCATTAACAGAGGCAGAAATGAAGGAAGCGGTGGACAATTTATTTGCCAATGATGTGACGGACAGTGAGATTGCGGCATTTATGGTGAGTCTTAAAACGAAAGGGGAAACAGTTGAAGAAATTGCAGGGATCGTAAAAGCGATGAGGGATAAATCCCTTTCATTTAGCAAGAAAATTCCTAATGTTTTGGATAATTGCGGTACAGGAGGAGATGGTTCAAGCAGCTTTAATATCAGTTCCACCTCGGCATTTGTGATTGCAGGAGCCGGAATTCCTGTTGCCAAGCATGGCAATAGAAGTGTATCCAGCAAAACAGGCAGTGCCGATGTATTGGAGCATTTGGGGATAAATTTAAATCACCCTCCTGAGCGCACGGAGGAGATTTTGGAGGAAATCGGGATTGCCTTTCTTTTCGCCCCTCACGTTCATCCGAATATTAAAAGAATCATGAAAGTGCGCAAGGACCTGAGAATACCCACAACCTTCAATCTAATAGGGCCATTAACCAATCCGGTTGAACTTGATCATCAGCTTCTGGGGATCTATCGGAGAGATTATATTGAAATGTTTGCAGAGGTGTTAAAAACTTTAGGAAGAAAACGGGCAGTTGTTTTAAATGGTGCAGGGTTTATGGATGAAGCATCCTTGCAGGGGGAAAATCACCTGGCCATTCTTAATAACGGCAAGGTAACGAAAAAGGTTCTTCACCCAGAGGAAGTTGGCCTATCCGTCAGCAGCAATGATGCGATCAGAGGCGGAGATTCAAGGGAAAATGCTGAAATACTCCTGAGTGTCCTTAATGGGGAGAGGGGAGCAAGAAGGGATACAGTCCTTCTTAACGCCGGGATTGGCATCTTTACAGGAGGCAAGGCCGAAACAATTCAAGGCGGGATAAATTTAGCCAGAGAAAGCATTGATTCAGGTGCTGCATTAGCAAAACTGCATAGGTTAATTGAAGCAAGTAAAAGTGTCCATAAAGAGGTGATATAA